From a single Halodesulfovibrio marinisediminis DSM 17456 genomic region:
- a CDS encoding tetratricopeptide repeat protein, translating into MGEDEIALNILRPLSEENTEAMVLLADYYLKYGDEDKDGAKAVKLFRKAAERDDMLAQYWLGCLYTSGRGVDEDKTVAFAWFKRAAENGHPIAQLYVAEGYYQGKGTSVDKKKAIKWLKRSAEQEYPKAMAILGNYYLLGQNIVRDSQKGFELTRKAAEKGMSGCLRTVAYCYDKGIGTEVNHAMAITYLKRSADIGDAVGQYELAVRYLKGQGVEKDYFNAALLLDKSAKSGYPPARKLLSQLSEQQK; encoded by the coding sequence ATGGGAGAAGATGAAATAGCTCTCAACATTCTGCGTCCATTGTCAGAAGAGAATACAGAGGCAATGGTGTTACTTGCCGATTACTATTTGAAGTACGGCGATGAGGATAAAGATGGTGCTAAGGCAGTAAAGCTTTTCCGCAAGGCGGCAGAAAGAGATGATATGCTGGCACAGTACTGGTTGGGATGCCTGTATACCAGCGGTCGTGGCGTTGATGAAGATAAGACTGTTGCTTTTGCATGGTTTAAGAGAGCTGCTGAAAATGGTCATCCTATCGCACAACTCTATGTAGCTGAGGGGTACTATCAGGGAAAAGGAACTTCTGTTGATAAGAAGAAAGCCATAAAGTGGCTTAAGCGGTCGGCGGAACAGGAATATCCTAAAGCTATGGCCATTCTTGGTAATTATTATCTTTTGGGGCAAAATATTGTTAGAGATTCCCAAAAAGGATTTGAACTTACACGCAAGGCTGCAGAAAAGGGAATGTCGGGGTGCTTGAGGACCGTAGCTTACTGTTATGATAAAGGGATTGGGACTGAGGTTAACCATGCAATGGCAATTACGTATTTGAAAAGAAGTGCAGATATAGGTGACGCCGTTGGGCAGTATGAGTTGGCTGTACGATATCTAAAAGGCCAAGGCGTAGAAAAAGACTATTTTAACGCAGCGTTGTTGTTAGATAAATCAGCAAAAAGCGGGTATCCACCTGCGAGAAAATTACTGTCGCAACTTAGTGAACAGCAGAAGTAA
- a CDS encoding DNA-3-methyladenine glycosylase I, whose translation MNRCEWANTGSLDTKYHDEEWGVPVHDDRLLFEMLILEGAQAGLSWSTILKKREAYRAAFDNFDAEKIAQYSEKKIEELLSDSGIVRHKLKINAAIVNAKCFLEVQKEYGTFDRYIWSFVDGTSINNTWQTVSDLPVSSPESEDMSKSLKKTGFKFVGPTICYAYMQAVGMVNDHVVSCFRYSEVKKLQR comes from the coding sequence ATGAATCGATGCGAATGGGCGAATACAGGCTCTTTAGATACAAAGTATCATGACGAAGAATGGGGCGTTCCCGTTCACGATGATCGTCTGCTTTTTGAGATGTTGATTCTTGAAGGCGCGCAAGCCGGTTTAAGCTGGAGTACTATTCTTAAAAAACGGGAAGCCTATCGAGCTGCTTTTGACAACTTCGATGCTGAGAAAATTGCACAATACTCAGAAAAGAAGATAGAAGAGTTGTTATCGGACTCAGGCATTGTAAGACATAAGCTCAAGATTAACGCAGCCATTGTAAATGCAAAGTGCTTTCTCGAAGTTCAAAAAGAATACGGGACCTTTGATCGTTATATCTGGTCTTTTGTGGATGGTACGTCAATAAACAACACGTGGCAGACTGTGTCTGATCTTCCTGTCAGTTCGCCAGAATCTGAAGATATGAGCAAGAGTCTTAAGAAGACCGGGTTTAAGTTTGTCGGCCCTACAATTTGCTACGCATATATGCAAGCTGTAGGGATGGTAAATGACCACGTGGTTTCCTGTTTTAGATATTCAGAAGTGAAGAAATTGCAGAGATAA
- a CDS encoding C-GCAxxG-C-C family protein, which translates to MNSGISYAEQARHNALNGQTCSEAVMTAFSTLSNLDEATARKLASGMAGGMGGTKKNCGAVTAAYMILGLLLGPESVEDKNKRENVSKLVAEFSRRFNEQFGTADCAILTNGYNFTSPADMKRLRASGKPESIITGAAGLLEQILIEQGVLLAERENSTP; encoded by the coding sequence ATGAATTCCGGCATTTCCTATGCTGAACAAGCACGCCACAATGCTCTTAACGGACAAACCTGTTCAGAAGCTGTTATGACAGCATTCTCAACCCTTTCTAACCTTGACGAAGCCACCGCGAGGAAACTGGCAAGCGGTATGGCAGGAGGCATGGGCGGAACAAAGAAAAACTGCGGTGCTGTTACCGCAGCGTATATGATTTTGGGACTGCTACTAGGCCCTGAGTCTGTTGAAGATAAGAATAAACGCGAGAATGTAAGCAAACTTGTTGCAGAATTTTCAAGACGATTCAATGAACAGTTTGGCACAGCAGACTGTGCAATACTTACAAATGGCTACAACTTTACGTCTCCTGCCGATATGAAGCGTCTACGTGCATCCGGAAAACCTGAATCGATCATTACAGGAGCTGCTGGTCTTCTTGAACAGATACTCATAGAGCAAGGGGTTCTTCTTGCCGAAAGGGAAAACTCCACCCCTTAA
- a CDS encoding tail protein X, translating into MSVIYRTKQGDVLDAIVFKHYAGQTGALEQVLIANRGLAASGAVLPAGIAVTLPDLPKPKSKESVRLW; encoded by the coding sequence ATGAGCGTGATCTACCGGACAAAGCAGGGTGATGTGCTGGATGCAATTGTATTCAAGCATTATGCAGGGCAGACAGGAGCGCTTGAACAGGTTTTAATTGCGAACAGGGGGCTTGCGGCATCCGGTGCGGTTCTACCGGCTGGGATTGCGGTTACGCTTCCTGATTTGCCGAAGCCGAAAAGTAAAGAGAGTGTCCGGCTATGGTAG
- a CDS encoding phage major tail tube protein, translating into MMVAENVLKGANLFVDGHGFAGNLKEVKLPDLSLKLEQFRAGGMDAPISVDKGMEEMVATFTTTKQCHETLGLFGVSKTGGVPLTVKASLESYEGVVTPVVVNMFGKITKIAPTAWSAGGESSNTYTVNLSYYKYTQDGIVVHEIDVLNMKRKINGTDQLAQHRTNLGL; encoded by the coding sequence ATGATGGTAGCAGAAAATGTTTTAAAAGGTGCGAACCTGTTTGTTGATGGTCATGGTTTTGCTGGAAACCTTAAAGAAGTGAAACTGCCTGATCTGAGCTTGAAGCTTGAACAGTTCCGCGCAGGCGGTATGGATGCTCCTATCTCTGTTGATAAGGGTATGGAAGAAATGGTTGCTACCTTCACTACTACTAAACAGTGTCATGAAACTCTTGGTCTGTTTGGTGTAAGCAAAACTGGCGGTGTGCCGCTTACTGTAAAAGCCAGCCTTGAAAGTTACGAAGGCGTAGTTACTCCGGTTGTTGTGAATATGTTTGGTAAGATTACTAAAATTGCACCTACAGCGTGGTCTGCCGGTGGAGAGTCTTCAAACACATACACAGTGAATCTGAGCTACTACAAATACACTCAGGACGGTATTGTTGTGCATGAAATTGATGTGCTGAACATGAAGCGCAAAATTAACGGTACTGACCAGCTTGCTCAGCACCGTACTAACCTTGGGTTATAA
- a CDS encoding phage tail assembly protein — protein MRTTQIELKYPVTVNGHEYKVITMRAPKVRDQIIAQKAAGKEEMELTLFSNLCEISTAVLEELEIADYNQFHTAYQDFLS, from the coding sequence ATGCGTACTACTCAGATTGAATTGAAATATCCGGTTACTGTTAACGGTCATGAATACAAAGTAATTACTATGCGCGCTCCTAAAGTGCGTGACCAGATTATTGCACAGAAAGCGGCTGGCAAGGAAGAAATGGAGCTGACCCTGTTCTCCAACCTGTGCGAAATTTCCACTGCTGTTTTAGAAGAGCTTGAAATTGCAGACTACAACCAGTTCCACACCGCGTATCAGGATTTTTTGTCCTAA
- a CDS encoding trimeric intracellular cation channel family protein: MEIFSYSLAMLGTVAFAVTAVLASSKQGIALFGACVLGIITAIGGGTIRDLTLDVPVFWATDLNYIWVGLAASIATFVATPFFKRKLIHSLMLYIDGLGASLFAIQAMDKVSELQFAMPVGPILLGVITAIGGGVTRDVLAGRKTLIMTRELYATPVLLGCILFSALSHIFPEHRATWATICIAFIFGIRSAAIYWKLSVPDWLMTKTAEDEDH, from the coding sequence ATGGAGATATTCAGCTACTCACTCGCAATGCTAGGAACCGTTGCATTCGCTGTCACTGCCGTACTTGCGTCTTCCAAGCAGGGCATTGCCCTCTTCGGAGCATGTGTGCTCGGCATCATCACAGCAATTGGTGGTGGCACAATCAGAGACCTGACCCTTGATGTACCTGTTTTTTGGGCAACAGACCTCAACTACATCTGGGTCGGACTTGCCGCAAGCATCGCAACTTTTGTAGCGACGCCTTTTTTCAAAAGAAAACTTATCCATTCGCTCATGTTGTACATTGACGGACTTGGTGCATCTCTTTTTGCAATACAAGCAATGGATAAGGTGTCCGAATTACAATTCGCAATGCCAGTGGGTCCTATCTTATTAGGCGTTATTACTGCCATTGGAGGAGGGGTAACTCGTGATGTTCTTGCTGGTCGCAAAACACTTATAATGACAAGAGAACTCTATGCAACGCCTGTACTTCTGGGTTGCATACTCTTTTCCGCGCTATCGCATATTTTCCCTGAACACAGGGCTACATGGGCAACTATCTGCATAGCCTTCATTTTCGGAATACGTTCTGCAGCGATTTATTGGAAACTCTCTGTTCCGGATTGGCTGATGACAAAAACTGCAGAGGATGAAGATCACTAA
- a CDS encoding phage tail protein — MPKDSEKKLQPEEMMRLGDFVFSTKTAAFQSASRSSTYNWAEQARIGNIPCLQFTGEGTETLSLSGVIYPTFRGGLKQVDAMRELAGSGKPLCLISGMGDLKGYWCITSVKEKNSDFLQAGIPQKIEFSLELKYYGENL, encoded by the coding sequence ATGCCTAAGGATTCAGAAAAAAAGCTTCAGCCTGAAGAGATGATGAGGCTGGGAGATTTTGTGTTCTCTACGAAGACCGCAGCTTTTCAAAGTGCAAGTCGTTCGAGCACATACAATTGGGCAGAACAGGCGCGTATTGGCAATATTCCGTGTTTACAGTTCACAGGCGAAGGGACTGAAACATTAAGCTTGTCCGGAGTGATTTACCCGACATTTCGTGGAGGGTTGAAGCAAGTAGATGCTATGCGTGAACTTGCCGGTTCTGGAAAGCCTCTATGCCTCATCAGCGGAATGGGAGATCTAAAAGGGTATTGGTGCATAACCAGTGTAAAAGAAAAGAATAGTGATTTTTTACAGGCTGGAATTCCTCAAAAAATAGAGTTTAGTTTAGAGCTTAAATATTATGGGGAGAACCTATGA
- a CDS encoding contractile injection system protein, VgrG/Pvc8 family yields MVGYALDYQITANGKDITKLLQEHSAEISITDAAGNESDKLSIKLNDPGIAFPQTGAELAVYMGEKNSLWAMGKYVVDEVSLSFPPNSMTISANAAPFEKSSTGFSPLQSQKIRSFPAGTINTLVSSIASEHGLEPAVSPSLVQVELQHIDQIDESDMHLLTRIAKEHDAISKVNGGKLLFVERGEGKNTQGKKMPVIKLTKQQVTRGSAKLSLRGAFKKVIATYRDIGGSENVELVVGKEEPTFRIKGMYANKEAALLAAKKRLKMYERGKWTLSLTLPFNPDLVAESRVVLEQFRTGLDGEWSITKATHTMSSSGAVTSIEGERS; encoded by the coding sequence ATGGTAGGCTATGCTCTTGATTACCAGATTACGGCAAATGGCAAGGATATTACAAAGCTGCTTCAGGAGCATAGTGCAGAAATTTCCATTACAGATGCCGCTGGAAATGAATCTGATAAGCTGAGCATCAAGCTGAATGATCCCGGAATCGCATTTCCACAGACTGGCGCAGAGCTAGCAGTATACATGGGGGAAAAGAACTCCCTATGGGCTATGGGGAAGTATGTTGTAGATGAGGTTTCGTTAAGTTTTCCGCCTAACAGTATGACAATCTCAGCCAATGCGGCTCCATTTGAAAAAAGCTCAACGGGCTTTTCTCCGTTACAGTCTCAAAAAATCCGGTCATTTCCTGCGGGAACGATTAACACTCTTGTTTCTTCAATTGCGAGTGAACATGGACTTGAACCAGCCGTTTCTCCAAGCCTGGTTCAGGTTGAATTGCAACACATTGATCAAATCGATGAATCCGACATGCATTTGCTTACGCGCATTGCAAAAGAGCATGACGCTATTTCAAAAGTAAATGGCGGAAAATTACTGTTTGTTGAACGCGGGGAAGGTAAGAATACTCAAGGGAAAAAGATGCCGGTCATTAAGCTGACGAAACAGCAGGTGACACGCGGTTCTGCCAAGCTCTCGTTGCGAGGTGCTTTTAAAAAGGTGATTGCAACGTATCGCGATATCGGTGGCTCAGAGAACGTAGAACTTGTCGTCGGAAAGGAAGAGCCGACTTTCCGTATCAAAGGGATGTACGCGAACAAAGAGGCAGCACTTCTTGCGGCGAAAAAGCGCCTTAAAATGTATGAGCGGGGCAAATGGACACTTTCGCTTACTCTTCCTTTTAATCCGGACTTAGTTGCTGAATCGCGAGTTGTTCTTGAACAGTTTCGCACAGGTCTTGATGGAGAGTGGAGCATTACAAAAGCAACCCATACAATGAGCAGTAGTGGCGCGGTAACAAGTATTGAAGGCGAGAGAAGCTAG